In Rahnella variigena, one DNA window encodes the following:
- a CDS encoding 23S rRNA (adenine(2030)-N(6))-methyltransferase RlmJ, with the protein MLSYRHSFHAGNHADVLKHTVQSLIIESLKEKEKPFLYLDTHAGAGRYQLSGEHAERTGEYLEGIARIWQRDDIPEELAAYMSVVNHFNRNENLRYYPGSPLIARQLLREDDKLHLTELHPSDFPLLRSEFQKDDRTRVARADGYQQLKAQLPPPSRRGLILMDPPYEMKTDYQDVVKGIQEGYKRFATGTYALWYPVVMRQQIKKMLRDLEATGIRRILQIELGVRPDSDQRGMTASGMIVINPPWKLEQQMNNVLPWLLKVLVPSGTGHTTVNWVVPE; encoded by the coding sequence ATGTTGAGTTACCGCCACAGTTTTCACGCAGGCAACCATGCCGACGTACTGAAACACACCGTTCAGAGCCTGATCATTGAATCTCTGAAAGAAAAAGAAAAGCCCTTCCTTTATCTCGACACCCACGCGGGTGCCGGGCGCTATCAGCTGAGCGGCGAACACGCCGAACGCACCGGCGAATATCTGGAAGGCATCGCGCGCATCTGGCAGCGGGACGATATTCCTGAAGAACTGGCGGCGTACATGTCTGTCGTCAATCACTTCAACCGCAATGAAAATCTGCGTTATTACCCGGGTTCGCCGCTGATTGCCCGTCAGCTGTTGCGCGAAGACGACAAACTGCATCTGACCGAACTGCACCCGAGCGATTTCCCGCTGCTGCGCAGTGAATTCCAGAAAGATGACCGTACCCGCGTTGCGCGTGCCGACGGTTATCAGCAGCTGAAAGCCCAGCTGCCACCGCCTTCCCGCCGTGGCCTGATCCTGATGGATCCGCCGTACGAAATGAAAACCGATTATCAGGACGTGGTAAAAGGCATTCAGGAAGGCTACAAGCGTTTTGCCACCGGCACTTACGCGCTGTGGTATCCGGTGGTGATGCGTCAGCAAATCAAGAAAATGCTGCGTGATCTCGAAGCGACCGGCATCCGCCGTATTCTGCAAATCGAGCTGGGCGTGCGCCCGGACAGCGATCAGCGCGGTATGACCGCTTCCGGCATGATCGTGATTAACCCGCCGTGGAAACTCGAGCAGCAGATGAACAACGTTCTGCCGTGGCTGCTCAAAGTGCTGGTGCCTTCCGGTACCGGTCATACTACGGTTAACTGGGTTGTGCCTGAGTAA
- the gorA gene encoding glutathione-disulfide reductase codes for MTKHYDYLAIGGGSGGIASINRAAMYGKKCALIEAKELGGTCVNVGCVPKKVMWHAAQIAEAIRNYGPDYGFDTTVNSFNWKTLVANRTAYIDRIHTSYDNVLGKNKVDVIKGFARFVDDHTVEVNGEKITADHILIATGGRPSHPDIPGAEYGIDSDGFFDLSEMPKRVAVVGAGYIAVEIAGVMNALGAETHLFVRKHAPLRTFDPLIVETLVEVMETEGPALHKESIPKEVVKNADGSLTLKLENGQEFEVDSLVWAIGREPETDNFNLKATGVKTNDKGYIVVDKFQNTSVKGIYAVGDNTGAVELTPVAVAAGRRLSERLFNNKPDEHLDYSNIATVVFSHPPIGTVGLTEPQAKEQFGEDNVKVYKSAFTAMYTAVTQHRQPCRMKLVCVGAEEKIVGIHGIGYGMDEMLQGFAVALKMGATKKDFDNTVAIHPTGAEEFVTMR; via the coding sequence ATGACCAAACATTATGACTATCTGGCAATTGGCGGCGGCAGCGGCGGTATCGCATCAATCAACCGTGCAGCCATGTATGGGAAAAAATGCGCGCTGATCGAAGCTAAAGAGCTGGGCGGCACATGCGTCAACGTGGGTTGTGTCCCGAAAAAAGTGATGTGGCACGCCGCGCAAATCGCTGAAGCGATCCGCAACTACGGCCCGGATTACGGCTTTGATACCACCGTGAACAGCTTCAACTGGAAAACGCTGGTCGCCAACCGTACCGCTTACATCGACCGTATCCACACCTCGTACGACAACGTGCTGGGCAAAAATAAAGTGGACGTGATCAAAGGCTTCGCGCGCTTTGTCGACGATCACACCGTTGAAGTCAACGGCGAGAAGATCACCGCGGATCACATCCTGATCGCCACCGGTGGCCGTCCGAGCCATCCGGATATTCCGGGTGCAGAATACGGTATCGATTCAGACGGTTTCTTCGATCTGAGCGAAATGCCAAAACGTGTTGCAGTAGTTGGCGCAGGTTACATCGCGGTAGAAATCGCCGGTGTGATGAACGCGCTGGGTGCCGAAACCCATCTGTTCGTGCGTAAACACGCCCCGCTGCGTACTTTCGATCCGCTGATCGTTGAAACGCTGGTTGAAGTAATGGAAACCGAAGGCCCTGCGCTGCATAAAGAGTCCATTCCGAAAGAAGTGGTGAAAAATGCAGACGGCAGCCTGACGCTGAAACTGGAAAACGGACAAGAATTTGAAGTCGACAGCCTGGTCTGGGCGATTGGCCGCGAACCTGAAACTGACAACTTCAACCTGAAAGCGACTGGCGTGAAAACCAACGATAAAGGTTACATCGTCGTCGATAAGTTCCAGAATACCAGCGTTAAAGGCATTTACGCCGTGGGCGATAATACCGGTGCGGTAGAACTGACTCCGGTTGCCGTTGCTGCGGGTCGTCGTTTGTCTGAGCGTCTGTTTAACAACAAACCTGACGAACATCTGGATTACAGCAACATCGCGACCGTCGTGTTCAGTCACCCGCCAATCGGTACAGTCGGCCTGACTGAACCACAGGCGAAAGAGCAGTTCGGCGAAGACAACGTGAAAGTGTACAAATCCGCCTTCACCGCGATGTACACCGCCGTCACACAACACCGTCAGCCGTGCCGCATGAAGCTGGTGTGCGTCGGTGCTGAAGAAAAAATCGTCGGCATCCACGGTATCGGCTACGGCATGGACGAAATGTTGCAGGGCTTCGCGGTCGCACTGAAAATGGGCGCCACCAAGAAAGACTTCGACAACACCGTCGCCATCCACCCGACCGGTGCGGAAGAGTTTGTTACCATGCGTTAA
- the cho gene encoding excinuclease Cho: MWNPEKELFTELYQYPEHLRHTLENLPGSSGVYIFYGDDKAFPLYIGKSVNIRSRVMSHFRNPAEAKLLHMTRDIEHIETIGEVGALLLESDLIKTRRPLFNKRLRTARKLCSIRLQGLTASIVFSDDVDFSHSEDLFGLFKTKMSAVEKIRDIADQEKLCYGALGLEKLSKNRACFRFSLGKCAGVCCGKETPEAHQTRLRSALSTLKIRSWPYPGRIAIVEEANGQTDYHVINHWFYLGTVKTLAAAKAFDIAVPHFDRDSYKILCRPLFETDSSKVILLD, translated from the coding sequence TTGTGGAATCCCGAAAAAGAGCTTTTTACTGAGCTCTATCAGTACCCTGAACATCTTCGCCATACCTTAGAAAATTTACCCGGCAGCAGCGGCGTCTATATTTTTTACGGTGACGATAAGGCTTTTCCGCTGTATATCGGCAAAAGCGTGAATATCCGCAGCCGCGTGATGTCGCACTTTCGCAATCCTGCCGAAGCCAAACTTCTGCATATGACCCGGGATATTGAACACATTGAAACGATCGGTGAAGTCGGCGCGTTATTGCTGGAATCTGACCTGATTAAAACCCGTCGTCCGCTGTTTAATAAGCGTCTGCGCACCGCCCGCAAGCTGTGTTCCATCCGGCTTCAGGGGCTGACGGCCAGCATTGTGTTCAGCGATGATGTGGATTTTTCCCACAGCGAAGATTTATTTGGCCTGTTTAAAACTAAAATGTCGGCAGTCGAAAAAATCCGGGATATCGCCGATCAGGAAAAGTTGTGTTATGGCGCGCTGGGGCTGGAAAAACTGTCAAAAAATCGCGCCTGTTTCCGCTTTTCATTGGGTAAATGTGCCGGAGTCTGTTGCGGAAAAGAAACGCCGGAAGCCCATCAGACGCGTCTCAGAAGCGCGCTAAGCACCCTGAAAATCCGCAGCTGGCCGTATCCGGGACGGATCGCTATCGTCGAAGAAGCTAATGGTCAGACGGATTATCACGTCATCAATCACTGGTTCTATCTGGGCACAGTAAAAACGCTGGCGGCCGCGAAAGCCTTTGATATCGCCGTCCCGCACTTTGACCGCGACAGTTATAAAATCCTCTGCAGGCCGCTATTCGAGACGGACAGTTCGAAAGTGATTTTGCTGGACTGA
- a CDS encoding LysR family transcriptional regulator, translating to MRLSLEALLILDALDRHGTFAAAGARLFKTASALSYTVQKMESDLNIKLLDRSGHRATFTPTGRLMLDKGRVLLRAVSELEQQAQYVESGWESKLTISLDASVPFALLTPLIDRFCAEHQHTQLLFRHDVLGGCWEALSYGEADIVFGAVQEPLTRSGIEYRPIGWLEYVFAVAPLHPLASMPEPLVREQIRQYRAVVVHDTSRHSTGADLRVLDEQKMLSVHDFNAKVHAQIAGLGCGYLPRYLAAPHLESGALVERRLDSETRRDQAFMAWNENATGNAAMWWRENLQDFDGLSTVYSPE from the coding sequence ATGCGATTAAGCCTTGAAGCCCTGCTGATCCTCGACGCGTTAGACCGTCACGGTACGTTTGCCGCGGCGGGTGCCCGACTGTTTAAAACCGCATCGGCACTGAGTTATACCGTGCAGAAAATGGAAAGTGATCTGAACATTAAACTGCTGGATCGGTCCGGCCATCGCGCCACTTTTACCCCTACAGGTCGTCTGATGCTGGACAAAGGCCGCGTGCTGCTGCGCGCTGTCAGCGAACTGGAGCAACAGGCGCAGTACGTTGAAAGCGGCTGGGAAAGCAAACTGACCATCAGCCTTGATGCCTCCGTGCCCTTTGCACTACTGACACCGCTGATCGACCGTTTTTGCGCAGAGCATCAGCATACCCAATTATTATTCCGCCACGACGTGCTCGGCGGTTGCTGGGAAGCGCTGAGTTATGGCGAAGCTGACATCGTATTTGGTGCCGTGCAGGAACCTCTCACACGCAGCGGCATTGAATATCGCCCGATCGGCTGGCTGGAATATGTGTTTGCCGTTGCGCCGCTTCATCCGTTGGCCTCGATGCCGGAACCGCTGGTGCGCGAGCAAATCCGCCAGTATCGCGCCGTGGTCGTTCACGATACATCCCGCCACAGCACCGGCGCTGATTTGCGTGTGCTGGACGAGCAGAAAATGCTGAGCGTTCATGACTTTAATGCCAAAGTTCATGCACAAATCGCCGGGCTGGGTTGCGGCTATCTGCCACGTTATCTGGCTGCGCCCCATCTGGAAAGCGGCGCGCTGGTTGAACGTCGCCTCGATTCAGAAACCCGCCGCGATCAGGCCTTTATGGCCTGGAACGAAAATGCCACCGGTAACGCTGCCATGTGGTGGCGGGAGAATTTGCAGGATTTCGACGGACTGAGCACCGTTTATAGCCCGGAATAA
- a CDS encoding oxidoreductase, producing MKINCAFAGFGKSATRYHLPYVLQRRDTFQVKTIFDITRRPDIEKEEAYQGIRFTSDLNDILHDESITLVTLCTPPQTHYDLAKRCLEHGKNVIVEKPFTRTLAEAQSLFALAAEKGLTVTPYQNRRFDSCFLAVKKVIDSGVLGKIVEFESHFDYFRPDAPDAPADYTHGAFYGLGVHLVDQVVSLFGRPDLVHYDIRSVRNKNNPDDTFELQLYYGETKAMVKCSHLVMQPYPKFILHGEKGSFIKLNIDQQETWLKAGNLPGTPDFGQETEYGVLKYIDDSGQTITEHVDAGNGDYGRVYDAVYATICQGHAPYVPAADVMTTMEILHRAFEQPAPVLIRLR from the coding sequence ATGAAGATAAACTGCGCATTTGCAGGATTTGGGAAAAGCGCGACACGTTACCACTTGCCTTACGTTTTACAGCGACGCGACACGTTTCAGGTTAAAACCATTTTCGATATCACCCGCCGCCCGGACATTGAAAAAGAGGAGGCGTATCAGGGCATCCGTTTCACCTCTGATCTGAACGATATTCTGCACGACGAAAGTATTACGCTGGTGACGCTGTGTACGCCGCCGCAAACCCATTATGACCTGGCAAAACGGTGCCTTGAGCACGGGAAAAATGTCATCGTCGAAAAACCGTTTACCCGGACGCTGGCAGAAGCGCAGTCGCTATTTGCGCTCGCCGCCGAAAAGGGGCTGACCGTGACGCCATATCAAAACCGGCGCTTCGACAGCTGTTTTTTAGCCGTTAAAAAAGTCATCGACAGCGGCGTGCTCGGTAAAATCGTCGAGTTCGAAAGTCATTTCGATTACTTCCGTCCTGACGCCCCCGATGCACCGGCAGACTATACCCACGGTGCTTTTTACGGGCTGGGCGTGCATCTTGTCGATCAGGTGGTCAGCCTGTTCGGACGACCAGATTTAGTGCATTACGATATCCGTTCGGTGAGAAATAAAAACAATCCTGACGATACTTTTGAACTGCAACTTTATTACGGCGAAACCAAAGCCATGGTGAAATGCAGCCATCTGGTGATGCAGCCATACCCGAAATTTATTCTTCACGGGGAAAAAGGCTCCTTTATTAAACTGAATATCGATCAGCAGGAAACCTGGCTGAAAGCCGGGAATTTACCGGGCACTCCGGATTTTGGTCAGGAAACGGAATATGGCGTGCTGAAATACATTGATGACAGCGGCCAAACCATTACCGAACATGTCGATGCGGGCAACGGCGATTATGGCCGCGTTTATGATGCTGTATATGCCACGATATGTCAGGGACATGCGCCGTATGTGCCAGCCGCTGATGTGATGACCACCATGGAAATTCTGCACCGTGCCTTTGAACAACCTGCGCCTGTATTGATCAGGCTCCGCTGA
- a CDS encoding PTS sugar transporter subunit IIC: protein MMKFIESRLVPCLVKVGDNVILVAVRNGITLTLPFIISGSIFLIIANLPIPGWTEYLGQFGTALNAPVLVTFGIIGLISAMGISYNLAKHYKLDGLTCCAITVAVFLMAQLNDDYTLNVDNLGAAGLFSAIILSILTVYIIRFFIEHKIYIRLPDNVPPAVLQSFVSVIPAIVCLALVWFVRVILHFDINAFFTLILSPLVIGLGTLPGMLILVFLISLLWCCGIHGTNVLSGITAPIFLKFIVENTQAYLSHQPIPHIFAEGFYNFFICTGGSGATMGLVLAMMMSKSRYYKSLGRMSFAPSLFCINEPVIFGVPMVFNPLMMLPLIITPMLLCTLSYFLMTFNIIGRPVLQIPWTMPPLLNGYFATGGNIPAALWSGVMIIISTIIYYPFFRLMEKKQLALEEAGIPVNAAQVSA from the coding sequence ATGATGAAATTCATAGAATCACGACTGGTGCCGTGTCTGGTGAAAGTCGGTGATAACGTTATTCTGGTCGCGGTGCGCAACGGCATTACGCTGACGCTGCCGTTTATTATTTCCGGCAGTATCTTTTTAATTATTGCCAATCTGCCGATCCCCGGATGGACAGAATATTTAGGTCAGTTTGGCACCGCGCTGAATGCACCGGTTCTGGTCACGTTCGGGATCATCGGTTTAATTTCGGCGATGGGCATCAGTTATAACCTGGCGAAACATTATAAGCTTGACGGACTGACCTGCTGCGCCATTACTGTCGCCGTATTCCTGATGGCGCAGTTAAATGATGACTACACGCTTAACGTCGATAATCTCGGCGCCGCGGGGTTATTCTCCGCCATTATTCTTTCGATCCTCACCGTCTATATCATTCGCTTTTTCATCGAACATAAAATCTACATCCGGCTGCCGGATAATGTGCCGCCGGCCGTGCTGCAATCTTTTGTCAGCGTGATCCCGGCGATTGTCTGTCTGGCGCTGGTGTGGTTTGTGCGGGTGATCCTGCATTTTGATATCAACGCATTCTTCACGCTGATCCTCAGCCCGCTGGTCATCGGACTTGGCACACTGCCGGGCATGTTAATTTTGGTGTTTCTTATCTCGCTGCTGTGGTGTTGCGGGATCCACGGCACCAACGTGCTCTCCGGCATTACCGCGCCGATATTTCTTAAGTTTATTGTCGAAAATACTCAGGCTTATCTCAGCCACCAGCCGATACCGCATATTTTCGCTGAAGGATTTTATAACTTCTTTATTTGCACCGGCGGTTCAGGCGCGACGATGGGGCTGGTTCTGGCGATGATGATGTCGAAAAGTCGTTATTATAAATCGCTGGGTCGCATGTCTTTTGCACCCTCGCTGTTTTGTATTAATGAGCCGGTCATTTTCGGCGTGCCGATGGTGTTTAATCCGCTGATGATGCTGCCGTTAATTATCACGCCGATGCTGTTATGCACCCTGTCGTATTTTCTGATGACGTTTAACATTATTGGCCGCCCGGTATTACAAATTCCCTGGACGATGCCGCCTTTGCTGAATGGATATTTCGCCACCGGCGGCAATATTCCGGCGGCTTTGTGGTCAGGCGTCATGATTATTATTTCGACAATCATTTATTATCCCTTCTTCCGGCTGATGGAAAAGAAACAGCTGGCACTGGAAGAAGCGGGTATTCCAGTTAATGCAGCGCAGGTCAGTGCATAA
- a CDS encoding hydrolase, which yields MSKFDLLDPQNSTLIFIDHQPQMSFGVANIDRQQLKNNTVALAKAGKVFNVPVIYTSVETESFSGYIWPELLAVHPDVKPIERTSMNSWEDAAFVKAVEATGRKKLIISALWTEVCLTFPALMALKEGYEVYVVTDTSGGTSVDAHERSIDRMVQAGAVPVTWQQVLLEYQRDWSRKETYDAVMDLVREHSGAYGMGVDYAYTMVHKAPQRQG from the coding sequence ATGTCTAAATTCGATCTGCTGGACCCACAGAATTCCACCCTGATTTTCATCGACCATCAGCCACAAATGTCATTCGGCGTCGCCAATATCGATCGCCAGCAGCTTAAAAATAATACGGTCGCTCTGGCTAAAGCGGGCAAAGTTTTTAACGTGCCGGTGATTTACACCTCAGTCGAAACGGAAAGTTTCAGCGGCTACATCTGGCCGGAACTGCTGGCGGTTCACCCTGATGTGAAGCCGATTGAGCGTACCTCGATGAATTCCTGGGAAGATGCAGCGTTCGTGAAAGCAGTGGAAGCCACGGGGCGTAAAAAACTGATTATCTCTGCATTGTGGACGGAAGTGTGTCTGACGTTCCCGGCGCTGATGGCGCTGAAAGAAGGCTATGAAGTGTATGTGGTGACCGACACCTCCGGCGGCACCAGCGTGGATGCTCACGAACGTTCCATCGACCGTATGGTGCAGGCCGGTGCGGTGCCGGTCACCTGGCAGCAGGTTCTGCTCGAATACCAGCGCGACTGGTCACGCAAAGAGACTTACGACGCAGTCATGGATCTGGTGCGTGAACACAGCGGTGCGTACGGCATGGGCGTCGATTATGCCTACACCATGGTGCACAAAGCGCCACAGCGTCAGGGTTAA
- a CDS encoding 6-phospho-beta-glucosidase — MKTLKIVTLGGGSGYTPELIDGFIRRYDELPVSQFWLVDIAAGEEKLKIVGALAQRMVKKAGLPMTVHLTTDREAALRNADFVTTQLRVGQQEARIHDEAIPLKYGVLGQETTGAGGFMKAQRTIPVLLDLCRDMERLCPDAWLINFTNPAGIVTEAIEKYSSIKTLGICSGANSMMMDIAKVYDVRREDVYARVMGLNHLIFADQIAVKGHDVTAEFIEKLAQGNGQNQLQNIPDTGLPPAFIRALGLYPLSYLKYFYLHREMVAHSVKDSQTHGTRGEQTREIERQLFELYKNPQLESKPKELESRGGAYYSDTACSIISAIYNNRQEIHVVNTLNRGATPDLDENSVVETNAMIDRQGAHPLAYGRLPVKIRGLIQSVKAFEELTIEAAVTGDYSTALMALSVHPLMPSVDIAEKILDEYLVVNRPFLPQYPQ, encoded by the coding sequence ATGAAAACACTCAAAATTGTCACACTGGGCGGCGGCTCAGGTTACACACCGGAACTGATCGACGGATTTATCCGGCGCTACGACGAATTGCCGGTTTCGCAGTTCTGGCTGGTGGATATCGCAGCCGGTGAGGAAAAGCTGAAAATCGTCGGTGCGCTGGCACAACGGATGGTCAAAAAAGCCGGGCTCCCGATGACCGTGCATCTGACCACCGACCGCGAAGCCGCGTTGCGTAACGCGGACTTCGTTACGACTCAGCTGCGCGTCGGCCAGCAGGAAGCCCGTATTCACGATGAGGCGATCCCGCTGAAATACGGCGTTCTCGGCCAGGAAACCACCGGTGCAGGCGGCTTTATGAAGGCACAGCGCACCATTCCCGTGCTGTTAGATTTGTGCCGCGATATGGAAAGGTTGTGCCCGGATGCGTGGCTGATCAATTTCACCAATCCGGCAGGAATTGTTACTGAGGCCATTGAAAAATATTCGAGCATCAAAACGCTGGGCATTTGCAGCGGTGCGAACAGCATGATGATGGATATCGCGAAGGTGTATGACGTCCGTCGTGAAGACGTATATGCCCGCGTGATGGGGCTGAATCACCTGATATTTGCCGATCAGATCGCCGTCAAAGGCCACGACGTCACCGCAGAATTTATTGAGAAACTGGCGCAGGGCAATGGCCAGAATCAGCTGCAAAACATTCCCGATACCGGATTGCCACCGGCCTTTATCCGCGCGCTCGGACTTTATCCCCTTTCCTACCTGAAGTATTTCTATCTGCACCGTGAAATGGTGGCGCACAGCGTAAAAGACAGCCAGACGCACGGCACACGCGGAGAACAAACGCGTGAAATAGAACGCCAGCTTTTTGAACTCTATAAAAACCCGCAGCTTGAGAGCAAACCGAAAGAACTGGAAAGCCGGGGCGGTGCGTATTACTCGGATACTGCCTGTTCGATCATCAGCGCGATTTATAACAACCGGCAGGAGATCCACGTCGTCAATACGCTCAATCGCGGAGCAACGCCCGATCTCGACGAAAACAGTGTGGTAGAAACGAACGCAATGATAGATCGTCAGGGTGCGCATCCTCTGGCTTACGGGCGTTTGCCGGTGAAAATCCGTGGCCTGATCCAGAGCGTCAAAGCCTTTGAGGAACTCACCATCGAAGCCGCCGTCACTGGCGATTATTCCACCGCATTAATGGCGCTTTCGGTGCATCCGCTAATGCCGTCAGTGGATATTGCCGAAAAAATTCTCGACGAATACCTCGTCGTAAACCGGCCTTTCCTGCCGCAATATCCACAATAA
- a CDS encoding GntR family transcriptional regulator has translation MTARYIDIKNSLKQAILNKEYRVGDKIPSERELAVRFEVTRVTLQKAMHMLEQEGFIERIHGKGMFVTKVIEDNVYLLNNGTSDSILGFSREFKDNVKVSSRLISLKTRKAGEYIASQLDIDEKDDVHYIRRVRLVDNIPVLIEDSYIPCAMIDIIPESVLQNGSLYEYIENKTGRKIKFYNSVIEASLFDDTLSALLESETGLPMLKVSGITKLEDGKTFNYSISYNRADKFKIKNSWVGK, from the coding sequence ATGACCGCCCGTTATATTGATATCAAAAACAGCCTGAAACAGGCCATCCTGAACAAAGAATATCGTGTCGGCGATAAAATCCCTTCCGAGCGGGAACTGGCGGTTCGCTTTGAAGTGACACGCGTGACGCTGCAAAAAGCCATGCATATGCTGGAGCAGGAAGGCTTTATCGAACGCATTCATGGCAAAGGGATGTTCGTTACCAAAGTTATTGAAGACAATGTTTATCTGCTCAATAACGGCACCAGCGATTCTATTCTCGGTTTTTCGCGCGAATTTAAAGATAACGTTAAAGTCTCCAGCCGCTTAATCAGCCTGAAAACGCGTAAAGCCGGTGAATATATCGCCAGTCAGCTGGATATTGATGAAAAAGACGACGTGCATTATATCCGCCGCGTCCGGCTGGTGGACAATATTCCGGTCCTGATCGAAGACTCCTATATTCCCTGTGCGATGATCGACATTATTCCTGAGTCGGTTTTACAGAACGGGTCTTTATATGAATATATCGAGAATAAAACCGGCCGGAAAATTAAATTCTATAACTCAGTGATCGAAGCTTCGCTGTTCGACGACACCCTTTCTGCGCTGCTGGAAAGCGAAACCGGTCTGCCGATGCTGAAAGTCTCTGGCATCACCAAACTGGAAGACGGAAAAACCTTCAACTACTCAATCAGTTATAACCGTGCGGACAAATTCAAAATCAAGAACAGCTGGGTTGGGAAGTAA